AACAGAAGGATCTTCTCCTGCAGGCGAGCATCCGTCCGGCGGATGTCTTCGCATTGTCGGCCATCGTGATCGTCATTTCGGCGGTCGCGAGCCTCCAGCCCGCGTTCAAGGCGTCGCGGATGGAACCGATCAAGGCGTTGAAACATGTGTAGGAGGAGGCCGATGATGAAAATGCTGATCGCGCTGATCGCCCTGCTTGCCGCTGTCCCGGCCTACGCGGCAGACGGAGCGGCGCTTCTCAGGCAGGTGGACCGGAACCTGAACCCGGAATCGTACGAGTCGTACCGGAAACTCATAAATATCGAGCCCGACGGAAGGAAGAAGGAATACACCCTGTTCACCGTCAAGAAGGGGGTGGACAAGGTCGCCTCCCTCTTCATCGCCCCCGCCAGCGAGAAGGGCAGGAGCACCCTCCGGCTGGACGAAAACATGTGGCTCTACATCCCCAACGTCGGGAAGCCGGTCCGGATCACGAGCCTGCAGTCCGTGGTCGGCGGCGTCTTCAACAACGCGGACATCCTTCAGCTCGACTACACGGCCGAGTATACGGTGGAAAAAGTGGAGGAGCAGGGAAACGAGTACCTTCTCCACCTCAAGGCGAAGACCAAGGCCGTTGCGTACGACCGGCTCAGGCTGTGGGCGGACAAGGCGAAGAAGCTGCCGACGAGGATCGAATGCCTCACCGAGGCGAACATGCTTATAAAGACCTTGTATTTCAAGGAGATCAAGGACTTCGGCGGCGGGGTCGTCCGGCCCGCCGTGATGGAGACCGACAGCCCGCTGTTCAAGGGATATAAATCCGTGATGATCTTCGCGAAGGTCAAGGCGCGGGATTTCAAGGACGAAGTGTTTACCCTTACCTTCATGCCGAACATCGAATCGCTTAGATGAGGGCGGTCCGCCGCATCCTTTTCGTATCCCTCTGGCTGCTTTGCGGCGTATCGCCGACCGCTTTCGCGGAAGAGTACACGTTCGACGAATCGGAGATCGAGAAGAAGCCGTACCACATCGGCGGCTATGCCGAGCTGCGCCCGGTGCTTTTCGGACTCGACCGGGACGCCTCTCTCTACAAGCTGAGGTTCTACAACCGCGACGAGGGCGCCGTCCTGGAGGAGTACAACGCAGCGCTCCAGCTGGAGGGCTCCCTTGAAGCGGGGATCGCCCGCCTGTTTGTCCGTACGAACACGGATTATCTGAATTCCTGGCAAGGGAGCCATCTGGCGACGACCCTCTACGAGGGCTTCCTGTCGGTCAAGCCCTCGTCGTCCCTGACGATCGATCTCGGGAAGAAGACGCTCAAGTGGGGGAAGGGGTACGCGTGGAACCCCGCGGCCTTCGTGGACCGGCCCAAGGACCCGGACGACCCGGAGCAGAACCTGGAAGGGTTCATCGTCGCTTCGGCGGATTACATCAAGAGCTTTCAGGGGCCGCTGAAGACCGTTTCCTTCACCCCGGTGCTCGTGCCCGCATTCGACGGCGTGAACGAGGACTTCGGAAAAACCGGGCATATGAACTTTGCCGCGAAGCTTTACCTCCTTTTGTACGACACGGATATCGATTTCATGGCGCTTGGAGGGGGAAGCCGTCCGAAGCGGTATGGGGCGGATTTCTCGCGCAACCTCCGGACGAATTTCGAGATCCACGGGGAATTCGCCTTTCTGAAGGACAACGGGAGAAGAACCCTGCGCAGCAGCGGAGAAGTGGTCGAAACGGAAAATGATACCGCGAGCTACCTCGCCGGGATGCGGTACCTTACGGAGGCGGACACGACGTACATCCTGGAGTATTACCGCAACGGGACCGGGTTCACCGGAAACGAAATGACCGATTACTTCGCGTTCATCGACAACGCGTACAACGCGTTCGTTTCCTCCGGAAACGATCTTCTTCTGCAGAGAGCGGCGAACGTCACGCCAGGGAACTACGGGCGGCCGAATCCCATGAAGAACTACCTGTATCTACGAGTCAGCCGGAAGGAGCCGTTCGATATCCTCTATTTCACCCCTTCGGTGACCTGGATCTTCAACACGAACGACAGGAGCTTCTCCCTTTCTCCGGAAATCCAGTACACCGGGGTGAAGAACCTCGATCTGCGGCTGAGAGCGTCCGTCCTGGCGAGAGACCGTTTCAGCGAGTTCGGGGAAAAGCAGAACGACTGGAGGGCGGAAATCCGGGCGAGGTATTACTTTTAAACGCGGACAGCCCGGGCATCGCATCTGGTATAAAAAATATATATAGATGCACGGAAACCGGCCATTCCATCGAAAGGGGGAACACCCGGATGGAACAGCAGCACAGACTTCCGTTGATCGGCGAAAAGGCGCCGTCCTTCGCGGCGGAAAGCACCCAGGGGCCCATTGCCTTCCCGGCGGACTTCAAGGGCAAGTGGGTCGTCTTCTTCTCCCACCCGGCCGACTTCACGCCGGTCTGCACCACGGAATTCATGACCTTCGCCGCCCTGCAGCCGAAGTTCGAGAAGCTCAACTGCAAGCTGGTCGGCCTGTCCATCGACAGCAACTACAGCCACATCGCATGGCTGAGGACCATCAAGGAGAAGATCGAGTTCCAGGGGATGAAGGGCGTCGAGGTGACGTTCCCGGTGGTCAGCGACCTGTCGATGGAGGTCGCCAGGCTGTACGGGATGCTGCAGCCGGCGGCCAGCACCACGCAGGCCGTCCGCGCGGTCTTCATCATCGATCCCGCGGGCATCGTCCGGGCGATCCTGTATTACCCGATGACCAACGGCCGCAACATGGACGAGATCCTGCGCCTGCTGACGGCCAT
The sequence above is a segment of the Thermodesulfobacteriota bacterium genome. Coding sequences within it:
- a CDS encoding outer membrane lipoprotein-sorting protein — encoded protein: MKMLIALIALLAAVPAYAADGAALLRQVDRNLNPESYESYRKLINIEPDGRKKEYTLFTVKKGVDKVASLFIAPASEKGRSTLRLDENMWLYIPNVGKPVRITSLQSVVGGVFNNADILQLDYTAEYTVEKVEEQGNEYLLHLKAKTKAVAYDRLRLWADKAKKLPTRIECLTEANMLIKTLYFKEIKDFGGGVVRPAVMETDSPLFKGYKSVMIFAKVKARDFKDEVFTLTFMPNIESLR
- a CDS encoding peroxiredoxin, with protein sequence MEQQHRLPLIGEKAPSFAAESTQGPIAFPADFKGKWVVFFSHPADFTPVCTTEFMTFAALQPKFEKLNCKLVGLSIDSNYSHIAWLRTIKEKIEFQGMKGVEVTFPVVSDLSMEVARLYGMLQPAASTTQAVRAVFIIDPAGIVRAILYYPMTNGRNMDEILRLLTAMQTSDKHQVATPANWKPGEDVIVPPPGSCGSAKDRVEAPAAGTRVLDWFMVLKKCPE